Proteins co-encoded in one Dendropsophus ebraccatus isolate aDenEbr1 chromosome 9, aDenEbr1.pat, whole genome shotgun sequence genomic window:
- the CRYBA2 gene encoding beta-crystallin A2: MTSQPMETLGQWKVTVWEEENFQGKRCEFLIECPNIMERGFRKIRSIKVETGPWVGFEYPEFQGQQFILEKGDYPRFEAWSGNSGYRTEHLLSFRPVKCANHSDSKVTLYDGENFQGRKFELCDDYPSLQAMGWCSKEVASIKVNSGGWVAYQFPGYRGYQYVLERDRHNGEYKNYNEYSTQAHTNQIQSIRRIQH; the protein is encoded by the exons ATGACCAGCCAGCCAATGGAGACCTTGGGTCAGTGGAAAGTTACCGTATGGGAGGAAGAAAACTTCCAAGGCAAAAGATGTGAATTCCTCATTGAATGTCCCAACATTATGGAGCGAGGATTCCGCAAGATCCGATCCATCAAAGTGGAGACCGGCCC ATGGGTTGGGTTTGAGTACCCAGAATTCCAAGGGCAGCAGTTCATCCTAGAGAAGGGCGACTATCCTCGCTTCGAGGCCTGGAGCGGAAACAGCGGCTACAGAACCGAACACCTTCTGTCCTTCCGACCAGTGAAATGTGCC AATCACAGCGACAGTAAAGTGACTTTATACGATGGCGAGAACTTCCAGGGCCGTAAGTTTGAGCTGTGCGACGACTACCCCTCCCTGCAGGCCATGGGCTGGTGCTCCAAAGAGGTGGCATCCATCAAGGTCAACTCCGGAGG GTGGGTAGCATACCAGTTCCCCGGGTACAGAGGATACCAGTATGTGCTGGAGAGGGACAGGCACAATGGTGAATACAAGAACTACAATGAATACAGCACTCAGGCTCACACTAACCAGATCCAGTCCATCCGCCGGATCCAGCACTAA